One genomic segment of Helicobacter enhydrae includes these proteins:
- a CDS encoding UDP-glucose dehydrogenase family protein has protein sequence MKITIVGSGYVGLVSGACFAQMGNCVTCFDVDTHKITALNQASIPIYEPGLKEIVQENLNKNLFFTTNPQDAYKDALVIFIAVGTPMGEDGSADLSYVLAVAKQIGAYIDSYCVIVDKSTVPIGTATLVKETISSELKKRKIHIDFDVISNPEFLKEGKAIADFMSPDRIVIGSDSSKATQIMQELYTPFTLKKERFITMDIKSAEMTKYAANAMLATKISFINEMSQICEKVGADINAVRIGIGSDPRIGYDFIYPGIGYGGSCFPKDIQALEKIAKDVKLQPKILQAVQAVNQEQKIHFVHKITQYFGEKLEGKTFAIWGLSFKPETDDMRESPSLFILRSLHQMGAKLQAYDPKAMENAKFYLKDLKNLSYFQDKYLALQDCDALCVLTEWQEFRSPDFTRIASNLKAKIIFDGRNIYTNCDFEKFDLTYRCIGKIDV, from the coding sequence ATGAAAATCACAATTGTAGGTTCAGGTTATGTTGGCTTGGTGAGTGGTGCGTGTTTTGCACAGATGGGGAATTGTGTCACTTGCTTTGATGTAGATACACACAAAATCACTGCCCTCAATCAAGCTTCTATCCCTATCTATGAGCCCGGTCTAAAAGAAATCGTCCAAGAAAATCTCAACAAAAACCTATTCTTCACCACCAATCCTCAAGATGCCTACAAAGACGCTTTGGTGATCTTCATAGCCGTTGGCACACCTATGGGCGAAGATGGAAGTGCTGATCTCTCCTATGTGCTTGCAGTTGCCAAACAAATAGGTGCATACATCGATTCATATTGTGTGATTGTAGATAAATCCACCGTCCCTATTGGCACTGCAACCCTTGTGAAAGAGACGATCTCAAGCGAATTGAAAAAACGCAAAATTCATATAGATTTTGATGTGATTAGCAATCCGGAGTTTCTCAAAGAAGGGAAAGCAATCGCAGATTTTATGAGTCCTGATCGTATTGTCATCGGTTCAGATTCTTCAAAAGCAACACAGATAATGCAAGAGCTTTATACCCCATTCACCCTCAAAAAAGAGCGTTTCATCACGATGGACATCAAATCAGCAGAAATGACAAAATACGCAGCCAATGCGATGCTTGCAACCAAAATCAGTTTCATCAATGAAATGAGTCAAATTTGTGAAAAAGTCGGTGCAGATATTAATGCAGTGAGAATCGGGATAGGATCCGATCCTCGAATTGGTTATGATTTTATCTATCCTGGTATTGGCTATGGGGGGAGCTGTTTTCCCAAAGATATTCAAGCACTTGAGAAAATTGCCAAAGATGTCAAATTGCAACCAAAAATACTACAAGCAGTCCAAGCAGTCAATCAAGAGCAAAAAATCCATTTCGTGCATAAAATCACACAATATTTTGGAGAGAAACTTGAGGGCAAAACCTTTGCTATTTGGGGGCTTAGCTTCAAACCAGAGACAGATGATATGCGAGAATCCCCCTCGCTCTTTATCCTCCGCTCCCTACATCAAATGGGGGCAAAACTCCAAGCTTATGACCCAAAAGCTATGGAAAATGCAAAATTTTATCTCAAGGATTTGAAAAATCTTAGCTATTTTCAAGATAAATATTTGGCACTTCAAGATTGCGATGCACTCTGTGTGCTGACAGAATGGCAAGAGTTCCGCTCTCCTGATTTTACGCGTATTGCCTCAAATCTAAAAGCAAAAATCATCTTTGATGGACGCAATATCTATACAAATTGTGATTTTGAAAAGTTTGATTTGACTTACAGATGTATCGGAAAAATCGATGTTTAG
- a CDS encoding glycosyltransferase family 2 protein, whose product MFSIVTVVYNDVSHILETIRSVTSQTYHKIEYILIDGWSNDGTKEAILEYLHSNTQITLQNQTDSKLYIEALHFQYPNLSFKFLSEKDEGIYDAMNKGIALATKEWINFMNCGDRFYDCNVLEKISKENISQYDVVYGDTQIIYNHQAKRVVLAPIHCSNIRLMFRNCCHQSFFLKTKIQKQYPFDLMFKIAADYNTIHTILDNKYNFKKIDIVIASFANGGASDSAKLSCTNEIFKIAMQHNLNSPIILTKIILFYYPYATIKRLIKIYLPKKILTPLIALYQKTKHVS is encoded by the coding sequence ATGTTTAGCATAGTCACAGTCGTCTATAATGATGTCTCTCATATCCTAGAGACTATACGCTCTGTTACTTCTCAAACCTATCATAAGATTGAATATATTCTTATAGATGGATGGAGTAATGATGGGACAAAGGAAGCTATTTTGGAGTATTTGCACTCAAATACCCAAATCACGCTGCAAAATCAAACAGATTCCAAACTCTATATTGAGGCACTACATTTTCAATATCCAAATCTTAGTTTTAAGTTTTTAAGTGAAAAAGATGAGGGAATCTATGATGCGATGAACAAAGGAATCGCTCTTGCTACAAAAGAATGGATTAATTTTATGAATTGTGGAGATAGGTTTTATGATTGCAATGTGCTTGAAAAAATCTCAAAAGAAAATATCTCTCAATATGATGTAGTGTATGGGGACACTCAAATCATTTATAACCATCAAGCAAAACGCGTTGTATTAGCTCCAATTCATTGCTCCAATATTCGCCTAATGTTTAGAAATTGCTGCCATCAAAGCTTCTTTCTTAAAACTAAAATCCAAAAACAATATCCATTTGATCTTATGTTTAAAATCGCCGCCGATTACAATACAATACACACGATTCTTGACAACAAGTATAACTTCAAAAAAATTGACATCGTTATTGCATCTTTTGCAAATGGTGGAGCTAGTGATAGTGCTAAATTGTCTTGCACAAACGAAATTTTTAAGATAGCTATGCAACATAATCTTAACAGCCCCATAATTCTTACAAAAATCATTCTTTTTTACTATCCTTATGCAACCATAAAACGATTGATAAAAATTTATCTCCCAAAAAAAATTCTGACACCCCTCATCGCTTTGTATCAAAAGACAAAACATGTGTCCTAA
- a CDS encoding glycosyltransferase family 2 protein: MCPKISVITTTFNSQETIKDTLQSILEQNYKNIECIIIDGASQDQTLNIIQKYKEKFDSNHIDLKIFSEKDKGIYDAMNKGIQKASGDVIGFLNSDDFFFSPDTLLHIAKAFNAQKTDCVFGNLCFINDKNKITRYWIGSKYTPYAFFLGWHPAHPTFYAKREIFEQFGYFNLHYTISADYDLMLRFLQKYNISSSYIPHILVTMRIGGTSNKSFLNIIKANLECFQSWRNNKLSFFPIFIILKPIRKLISVFKAKFFSSFI, translated from the coding sequence ATGTGTCCTAAAATATCAGTTATCACAACAACCTTTAATAGTCAAGAAACAATCAAAGATACACTTCAATCAATACTTGAGCAAAATTATAAAAACATTGAATGCATTATTATTGATGGAGCAAGTCAAGATCAAACTCTTAATATTATTCAAAAATATAAAGAAAAATTTGACTCCAATCATATTGATTTAAAAATTTTTAGTGAAAAAGATAAGGGAATCTATGATGCGATGAACAAAGGTATTCAAAAAGCCAGTGGAGATGTAATAGGTTTTTTGAATTCTGATGATTTTTTTTTCTCTCCAGACACACTTTTACACATTGCCAAAGCTTTTAATGCACAAAAAACAGATTGTGTATTTGGCAATCTCTGTTTTATCAATGATAAAAACAAAATCACACGCTATTGGATAGGATCAAAATATACGCCCTATGCGTTTTTTTTGGGATGGCATCCTGCACATCCAACTTTCTATGCTAAAAGAGAGATTTTTGAACAATTTGGATATTTTAACCTACACTATACAATATCTGCAGATTATGATTTGATGTTGAGATTCTTACAAAAATACAACATTAGCTCCTCATACATTCCACATATTTTAGTAACGATGCGTATTGGTGGAACTTCCAACAAAAGCTTTTTGAATATCATAAAAGCAAATCTTGAATGTTTTCAATCTTGGCGAAACAACAAACTTTCATTTTTTCCAATCTTCATCATTCTAAAACCAATAAGAAAGCTAATCAGCGTTTTTAAGGCAAAATTTTTTAGTTCCTTTATATAG